The proteins below come from a single Felis catus isolate Fca126 chromosome A1, F.catus_Fca126_mat1.0, whole genome shotgun sequence genomic window:
- the LOC101091343 gene encoding palmitoyl-protein thioesterase ABHD10, mitochondrial-like, with protein sequence MAGAGMAALGSWVPHQRWGREAVFLGFHHGLSTLLARKSEWTPRWVPACRPKSSVSFLSRPDLSNLAYKKLKGKSPGIIFIPGYISNMNGTKPLAIGEFCKSLGHAYIRFDYSGVGNLDGNLQECTVGKWRKDVLSIIDDLAEGPQILVGSSLGRWLMLHAAIARPQKVIALVGIATAVDDLVTQFNQLPVEVKKEIEMKGVWTMPSKYSEKGVFDIQYSFIKEAEHHCLLHSPIPVNCPIRLLHGMKDDIIPWHTSIQVADRVVSKDVDVILRKHSDHRMKE encoded by the coding sequence ATGGCAGGGGCAGGCATGGCTGCCCTGGGCTCTTGGGTACCTCatcagaggtggggcagagaggctgTCTTCTTAGGCTTCCACCATGGCCTCAGCACGTTACTTGCAAGGAAGTCGGAGTGGACGCCACGGTGGGTCCCAGCTTGCAGACCAAAGTCATCAGTCTCTTTTCTTAGTCGACCAGACCTTTCAAACCTGGCTTATAAGAAGCTAAAAGGCAAAAGTCCGGGAATTATCTTCATCCCTGGCTATATTTCTAACATGAATGGTACAAAACCTTTGGCGATTGGAGAGTTTTGCAAATCTCTAGGTCATGCCTATATAAGGTTTGATTACTCAGGAGTTGGAAATTTGGATGGTAACTTACAAGAATGCACagtgggaaaatggagaaaagatgttCTTTCTATAATTGATGACTTAGCTGAAGGACCACAGATACTTGTTGGATCTAGCCTTGGTCGATGGCTTATGCTTCATGCTGCAATCGCAAGGCCACAAAAGGTCATTGCTCTTGTTGGTATAGCTACAGCTGTAGATGACCTAGTGACACAGTTTAATCAGCTCCCTGTTGAGgtgaaaaaggaaatagagatgAAAGGTGTGTGGACCATGCCAtcaaaatacagtgaaaaaggAGTTTTTGACATTCAGTACAGTTTCATTAAAGAAGCTGAACACCACTGCTTGTTACATAGCCCTATTCCTGTGAACTGCCCTATACGATTGCTCCACGGCATGAAAGATGACATCATACCTTGGCATACATCCATACAGGTTGCCGACCGAGTAGTCAGCAAAGATGTAGATGTCATCCTCCGAAAACACAGTGATCACAGAATGAAGGAATAA